A window from Primulina eburnea isolate SZY01 chromosome 2, ASM2296580v1, whole genome shotgun sequence encodes these proteins:
- the LOC140824328 gene encoding uncharacterized protein translates to MSIPPKVRIFWWRALSNIIPAQANLMTHHVPVSASCQLCHHHMDSTCHALFWCPIVKRCWKNTVFMVTLKQMHFSELIEIFLRMKDVLIKPDFETFVMRTWAIWQARTRLLHNEGLKSDRVDVEWSESLLRDYQSAQESLNVAPQRSLEPSLARWQRPMEDQRRMEVDAAVNEATDNYSIGGIVRDHAGHILLAFGRKIPKPVSVVHGELVAIQEGLRVIQEQNLTIHDITTDSLLAVQAVTNPEEDFSYTGAIAMDINRSLLGQQKISLRHVRRSANVVAHTLASFAISSQSPFVWDHGSFPIWLVDLVINDLSMSQ, encoded by the coding sequence ATGTCGATTCCGCCTAAAGTCCGTATTTTCTGGTGGCGAGCTCTCTCTAATATAATCCCCGCACAAGCAAATCTGATGACGCATCATGTTCCTGTCTCGGCTTCCTGTCAACTCTGCCATCATCATATGGACTCCACTTGCCATGCTCTGTTTTGGTGTCCGATAGTAAAACGATGTTGGAAGAATACGGTGTTCATGGTGACGCTGAAGCAAATGCACTTCTCTGAACTTATCGAAATATTCTTGAGGATGAAAGATGTGCTTATTAAACCAGATTTCGAGACCTTTGTGATGCGAACATGGGCTATCTGGCAAGCTCGAACTCGTCTTCTACACAATGAGGGCCTCAAATCTGATCGGGTGGATGTGGAATGGAGTGAATCCTTGCTACGCGATTACCAATCGGCTCAGGAATCCTTGAATGTTGCTCCTCAGCGTAGTCTGGAACCTTCCTTGGCTCGTTGGCAGAGACCGATGGAGGACCAAAGGCGAATGGAAGTGGATGCTGCGGTGAATGAGGCTACTGATAATTACTCGATCGGCGGGATAGTGCGAGATCATGCGGGCCATATCTTGTTAGCATTTGGCAGAAAAATCCCCAAGCCAGTATCGGTGGTCCATGGGGAATTGGTGGCCATTCAAGAAGGCCTACGGGtgatccaagaacaaaatttAACTATTCATGATATCACAACGGATTCTCTCCTGGCGGTGCAAGCAGTCACCAACCCAGAAGAGGACTTCAGTTACACAGGTGCAATCGCTATGGATATTAACAGATCCTTGCTCGGACAGCAGAAAATCTCCCTGCGTCATGTTCGTCGCTCGGCGAATGTTGTTGCACACACACTTGCGTCGTTTGCTATTTCTTCCCAATCCCCCTTTGTTTGGGACCATGGGAGCTTTCCTATTTGGTTGGTTGATCTTGTAATAAACGATCTTTCTATGTCGCAATAA
- the LOC140823231 gene encoding F-box protein At2g32560-like: MFFFFITCCLSFILLNQSLALKPLPPWACDMRLLSLWFWKDLHFFPITKSIKNILFLLFSSRMSLRKKNFLLKAENCEMKSDMSVLDLPDLVLECILEKLPPEGLCKMACVCTYLRERCMSGHLWEKHMKNKWARIIGPAAYREWQWHIASRKGSVFFNQGKQKGGLMGYLAHLWPLALIRSSSSNVTKKKNLPQVDSIMSWYIALESGQFCFPAQVYNRENGHVGFVLSCYDAELSYDQQTDTFQARYPPHGRRASALEAGVTWDRLRAPPVDTSPHELHISECLNDIQPGDHIEIQWRRNKEFPYGWWYGVVGHLETCDRNANHCQCQNSDTLVLEFNQYTRGSRWRQTALSRKDHREEGNQADGFYGGIRKLCSNEEISVWRKLWPAEVLE, translated from the exons ATGTTTTTCTTCTTTATCACTTGTTGCTTATCCTTCATCCTCCTCAACCAATCTCTTGCCCTCAAACCGCTTCCCCCTTGGGCTTGTGATATGAGATTGCTTTCTCTCTGGTTTTGGAAAGATCTTCATTTTTTCCCCATCACCAAGTCAATAAAAAACATCCTATTCTTACTTTTCTCTTCAAGAATGTCCCTCAGGAAGAAGAATTTTCTCTTAAAAGCTGAAAATTGTGAGATGAAATCAGACATGTCGGTGCTGGATTTGCCTGACCTTGTATTGGAATGCATTCTTGAAAAGCTTCCACCTGAGGGGCTTTGCAAAATGGCCTGTGTGTGTACTTATTTGAGAGAGAGATGCATGAGTGGTCATCTCTGGGAAAAACACATGAAAAACAAGTGGGCTAGAATTATTGGCCCTGCTGCATATAGGGAATGGCAGTGGCATATTGCTTCAAGAAAAGGTTCAGTCTTTTTCAATCAAGGGAAGCAGAAGGGTGGTTTAATGGGATATCTCGCTCATTTGTGGCCTCTTGCATTGATTAGATCCAGTTCAAGCAATGTCACCAAGAAGAAGAATTTACCTCAAGTTGATTCTATCATGTCTTGGTATATTGCTCTCGAATCTGGCCAGTTTTGTTTTCCTGCTCAGGTCTATAACCGAGAG AATGGTCATGTTGGCTTTGTTTTATCTTGTTATGATGCTGAGCTTAGTTACGATCAGCAAACTGATACTTTCCAGGCCAG ATATCCTCCCCATGGAAGGAGAGCAAGTGCATTAGAGGCTGGCGTAACATGGGATAGACTCAGAGCTCCCCCTGTTGATACATCTCCACACGAACTTCACATATCCGAGTGCTTGAATGACATACAACCCGGAGATCACATTGAAATCCAATGGAGAAGAAACAAAGAATTTCCATATG GTTGGTGGTATGGTGTCGTAGGCCATTTGGAAACATGTGACCGGAATGCTAATCACTGCCAATGTCAGAATAGCG ACACTCTGGTGCTGGAGTTCAACCAGTACACTCGAGGCTCGCGTTGGAGACAAACAGCTCTGAGTAGGAAAGATCATAGGGAAGAGGGAAATCAGGCAGATGGATTTTACGGTGGAATTCGGAAACTTTGTAGCAATGAAGAGATTTCCGTGTGGAGAAAGCTCTGGCCTGCTGAAGTATTGGAATAG
- the LOC140824329 gene encoding uncharacterized protein, whose product MIQPGKEEVWRVFVDGASNISGCGVGIVLVSSLEEKVKLALKIESRVTNNEAQYEAVFAGLRAAREVGASRVIIYSDSQLVTQQIKGAYEVKNEKMLKYLKLITSQASSFTDWSIE is encoded by the coding sequence ATGATTCAGCCCGGTAAGGAAGAGGTATGGAGGGTGTTTGTTGATGGCGCCTCAAACATATCGGGGTGTGGAGTGGGGATTGTCTTGGTCTCCTCACTAGAAGAGAAAGTCAAACTGGCTCTGAAGATTGAATCTAGGGTCACGAATAACGAAGCGCAATACGAAGCTGTTTTTGCGGGGTTGCGTGCCGCCCGAGAAGTGGGGGCCTCCCGAGTCATTATCTATTCCGACTCTCAGCTGGTTACCCAACAAATTAAAGGAGCTTACGAGGTCAAGAATGAAAAAATGCTCAAGTACTTAAAGCTTATTACTTCTCAAGCCTCATCCTTTACAGACTGGAGTATCGAATAA